The following are encoded in a window of Bacillus sp. SORGH_AS_0510 genomic DNA:
- a CDS encoding hemolysin family protein: MIIGNLIIIAILIAFTAFFVSYEFAIVKIRGSRIDQLVAEGNKNAIAAKTIVSNLDEYLSACQLGITVTALGLGWLGEPTVEHILHPLFVHLNLPESVSGVMSFVLAFASVTFIHVVVGELAPKTIAIQKAEAVTLTFAKPMILFYKIMYPFIKALNGSARMVTGIFGLKPASEHEIAHSEEELQLIISESYKSGEINQSEYKYVNNIFEFDDRHANEIMVPRTEIVAFDISQSLDECLQIVTEENYTRYPVIDGEKDNIIGMVNMKEVFTEYIKGKNVETSIAEYVRPVIQVIESIPIHDLLVKMQKERVHMAILMDEYGGTAGLVTVEDILEEIVGEIRDEFDADEVPDINKISETKTIVDGKVLIDEINDLFGLDIENTDMDTIGGWIMSEKIDVIEGDTVQYNNYEFKVIEIDGYHIKSLQILKINQESYA, translated from the coding sequence TTGATTATTGGTAATCTTATAATAATAGCAATTTTAATTGCTTTTACAGCATTTTTCGTGTCTTACGAGTTTGCTATTGTTAAAATACGGGGTTCACGAATTGACCAGCTTGTTGCTGAAGGCAACAAAAACGCGATTGCTGCGAAAACGATTGTTTCAAATTTAGACGAATATCTTTCAGCCTGCCAATTGGGAATTACAGTAACAGCATTAGGATTGGGTTGGTTGGGCGAACCTACTGTGGAACATATTCTGCACCCGCTTTTTGTGCATTTGAACTTACCTGAGTCCGTTTCAGGAGTTATGTCATTTGTCCTTGCCTTTGCATCTGTTACATTTATTCACGTGGTAGTGGGGGAATTGGCTCCTAAGACAATTGCTATTCAAAAAGCAGAGGCTGTTACCTTAACATTTGCAAAACCTATGATTCTGTTTTATAAAATTATGTATCCTTTCATCAAAGCATTGAATGGTTCCGCACGTATGGTTACAGGAATATTTGGTTTAAAGCCAGCTTCAGAACATGAAATAGCTCACTCTGAAGAAGAACTACAGCTAATCATTTCAGAAAGCTATAAGAGCGGTGAAATTAATCAATCTGAGTATAAATATGTAAATAATATATTTGAATTTGATGATCGACATGCAAATGAAATTATGGTTCCAAGAACTGAAATAGTGGCGTTTGATATCTCACAATCATTAGATGAATGTCTACAAATTGTGACTGAAGAAAATTATACAAGATACCCCGTCATTGATGGTGAAAAGGACAATATCATTGGTATGGTGAACATGAAAGAGGTTTTTACTGAATATATAAAAGGTAAAAATGTAGAAACATCTATTGCTGAGTATGTTCGACCAGTCATTCAAGTCATTGAATCCATTCCTATTCATGACCTGTTGGTTAAGATGCAAAAGGAACGCGTCCATATGGCCATCTTAATGGATGAATATGGAGGTACTGCAGGATTAGTAACAGTTGAAGATATTTTAGAAGAAATTGTCGGAGAAATCCGTGATGAATTCGATGCGGATGAAGTACCAGACATTAATAAAATTAGTGAAACAAAAACCATTGTTGATGGAAAAGTTCTTATAGATGAAATTAATGATTTATTTGGTTTAGATATTGAAAATACAGATATGGATACCATTGGTGGCTGGATTATGTCAGAGAAAATTGATGTGATCGAAGGGGATACAGTACAATATAACAATTATGAATTTAAAGTCATTGAAATTGATGGCTATCATATTAAATCCTTACAAATTCTAAAAATTAACCAAGAATCATATGCTTAA
- the map gene encoding type I methionyl aminopeptidase, producing the protein MIAKTEEDFNGLKEIGKIVATIRDALVQQTKPGVTTKELDDLAGDLFEKEGAVSAPKGIYDFPGYTCISVNEEVAHGIPGKRIIKEGDLVNIDVSGSKNGYFADTGISFVVGEGDKILTKICDVAKEAFEAGLKKAKPGSKKSGIGKAVFQAARQNGLTVIKNLTGHGVGRSIHEAPDHVYNYFEPWDDELLKEGMVIAFEPFISTEEEEVFQLDDGWTYATEKSFVAQIEHTLILTKNGPIITTL; encoded by the coding sequence ATGATTGCTAAGACAGAAGAAGATTTTAACGGACTAAAGGAAATAGGTAAAATAGTTGCTACCATAAGAGATGCCTTGGTACAACAGACAAAGCCTGGGGTAACTACTAAAGAACTTGATGATTTAGCAGGAGATTTATTTGAAAAAGAGGGAGCTGTTTCAGCGCCAAAAGGAATATATGATTTTCCGGGATATACTTGTATAAGTGTGAATGAAGAAGTAGCACACGGTATTCCAGGAAAACGTATCATTAAGGAAGGCGACCTTGTCAACATTGATGTCTCTGGGTCAAAGAACGGGTATTTTGCTGATACTGGTATATCGTTTGTTGTTGGCGAAGGTGATAAAATTTTAACAAAAATATGTGATGTTGCAAAAGAAGCATTCGAGGCAGGCCTTAAAAAAGCCAAACCTGGTTCTAAAAAAAGCGGGATAGGTAAGGCAGTTTTCCAAGCTGCAAGACAAAATGGATTGACTGTTATTAAAAATTTAACAGGACATGGCGTTGGTCGTTCCATACATGAGGCACCTGACCATGTATACAATTATTTTGAGCCATGGGATGATGAATTGTTAAAAGAAGGTATGGTCATTGCCTTTGAACCATTTATTTCCACTGAAGAAGAGGAAGTTTTTCAATTAGACGATGGTTGGACATATGCAACGGAAAAAAGCTTTGTTGCTCAAATTGAACACACATTAATTCTAACCAAAAATGGCCCTATCATAACAACTTTATAG
- a CDS encoding MFS transporter — MAISQSYQKVSIWQYKEFTFLLFASLLLSIGNKIYELLLPLIMYDLSGGSSIVMTSMRTAELLPNLFFGIIVGIIVDRVNKKKWAMWMIIIQAVVLLCMYGMFGVHLYAPIIFYLFGFILMTLNYGFFNTQVSLIKFSVPLPLLTSANAKFSFIETFVGIMGPVFLGGVLLFANKTQGLLITVFLYFLAYLLLMNLSVTEPVKKGSKASFWFDFKEGWDVFKKNKALKTMTIFIVFINCTMIVVSNTVLIFGTADLHLSNSILSITLSAAGVGGLIASLTINRFRIRLKLGVLFGLAIIGNSIAYFGLYFTNNLIVFALCLLLNGFSTTIYIICAYTFRHEQTPSEFMGRIGGLTGSLFRIGMPVTMLFSGWMISWWGTSSIFISSAIINMIIFIFYRRSLLWKLS, encoded by the coding sequence ATGGCAATTAGTCAGTCTTATCAAAAGGTGAGTATTTGGCAGTATAAGGAGTTTACTTTTCTTCTCTTCGCAAGCTTGCTATTAAGCATTGGGAATAAAATCTACGAACTACTATTACCGTTAATTATGTATGACTTGTCTGGCGGCTCTTCAATCGTTATGACATCAATGAGGACCGCAGAATTATTACCAAACTTGTTTTTTGGCATTATTGTTGGCATTATTGTTGACCGAGTAAATAAAAAGAAATGGGCGATGTGGATGATTATCATTCAAGCCGTTGTTTTACTATGTATGTATGGGATGTTCGGCGTCCACTTATACGCACCAATTATCTTTTATTTATTCGGGTTTATTTTAATGACATTGAATTATGGGTTTTTTAATACCCAGGTTAGCTTAATTAAATTTAGCGTTCCTCTTCCTTTATTGACAAGTGCAAACGCAAAATTTTCATTTATTGAGACATTTGTCGGCATTATGGGTCCTGTCTTCTTGGGGGGTGTCCTATTATTTGCCAATAAGACACAGGGTTTGCTCATAACAGTCTTTTTATACTTTTTAGCCTATCTACTATTAATGAATCTCTCGGTAACTGAACCAGTGAAAAAGGGAAGTAAAGCCTCATTTTGGTTTGATTTTAAAGAAGGATGGGATGTTTTCAAGAAAAATAAAGCACTCAAAACCATGACTATTTTTATCGTATTCATCAATTGTACAATGATTGTTGTAAGTAATACGGTTTTGATTTTCGGTACAGCAGATTTACACCTTTCAAACTCCATTCTTTCCATTACTTTATCCGCTGCAGGTGTTGGCGGATTAATCGCAAGTCTAACTATTAATAGATTTAGAATAAGATTAAAACTTGGTGTCCTTTTTGGACTTGCAATTATCGGAAATTCTATTGCTTATTTTGGTCTTTATTTTACAAATAACCTTATTGTATTTGCTCTTTGTTTATTACTAAACGGTTTTTCCACCACGATCTATATTATTTGTGCCTATACTTTTAGGCATGAACAGACACCTTCTGAATTTATGGGAAGAATTGGTGGGTTAACAGGCTCTTTGTTTAGGATAGGAATGCCCGTTACTATGCTCTTTTCTGGATGGATGATTAGTTGGTGGGGAACATCTTCTATTTTTATTAGCTCAGCTATCATTAACATGATTATTTTTATCTTTTATCGACGTTCCCTTCTTTGGAAACTTTCTTAG
- a CDS encoding ABC transporter substrate-binding protein yields the protein MNSQYIYYFLLLRKAYQSYENNVNIRITMNELVQILYCTQRNVKLILNKLMEEDLIEFISGKGRGIHSTIVFLENLEHMLQLQTQALLDKNEIMKALKLVKEFGEGTNLESFVIEWVSTYFGYKHINVKDNDEIEILRFPIYRPITNVDPVQIFFDLDAHLVMQVFNTLVEYDFINRRFSQSLAHDWECTPDQKNWVFYLRKGVRFHNGRELLAEDVKQAISRLWQSPHKWLVNDIVEIKVLSKYSILFRLKEPNTLFLHFVSFAPMAIVDTSTSALGIVPYPIGTGPFKLESIDSDHCVLAVFDSYFEARAHLDKIEIIRIPQDLSDDMKDFKKLIFDTGENKRTHNSWDERESTFSGTNILTMNLSKKGPLQSLDLRRYIDSCIDRRKLADLGKPRLGIANGFMLSDETLPELVNTLPSISNLPLIGYKGEPLTLVTYSRHEQDAYCVQQNLKDRGINVLVNIVEWNEIQSDSMLNEADMILFEATPYGNFITLFELFLFERGFVYPFLTSELRGEIDECISKIKQEANPSVRINKYLELERFLVNQGVLTFLVHKQVEVFYEPSLEGVSFNSRMWIDFKKLWFKHSRNDQFQEN from the coding sequence ATGAATTCACAGTATATTTACTATTTTCTATTGTTAAGAAAAGCCTATCAATCATATGAAAACAACGTGAACATACGTATCACTATGAATGAATTAGTCCAAATCTTATATTGCACACAAAGAAACGTCAAACTAATCTTAAATAAACTAATGGAAGAAGATTTAATAGAATTTATATCAGGCAAAGGAAGGGGCATTCACTCAACCATTGTATTCTTAGAAAATCTGGAGCATATGTTGCAACTTCAAACTCAAGCATTATTAGATAAAAATGAAATAATGAAAGCATTAAAGTTAGTTAAAGAATTTGGTGAAGGCACCAATTTAGAGTCCTTTGTTATTGAATGGGTCTCTACCTATTTTGGCTATAAACATATAAATGTAAAAGACAATGATGAAATCGAGATTTTAAGATTTCCTATTTATAGACCGATTACCAACGTCGATCCTGTTCAAATCTTTTTTGATTTAGACGCTCATTTAGTGATGCAGGTGTTTAACACATTGGTAGAATATGATTTTATTAATAGAAGGTTCAGTCAAAGTCTGGCACATGATTGGGAGTGCACTCCTGATCAGAAAAATTGGGTCTTTTATTTGCGTAAGGGAGTTCGATTTCATAATGGCCGTGAGTTACTAGCCGAAGATGTGAAACAAGCCATTTCGAGGCTGTGGCAATCGCCACATAAATGGTTAGTCAATGACATAGTTGAGATAAAAGTTTTGTCCAAATACTCTATTCTCTTTCGCTTAAAAGAACCAAACACGTTATTTCTGCATTTTGTATCGTTTGCTCCAATGGCTATCGTAGACACATCCACTTCTGCTTTAGGAATTGTTCCATATCCAATAGGGACAGGTCCCTTTAAACTGGAATCCATTGATTCTGACCATTGCGTATTAGCAGTGTTTGATTCTTATTTTGAAGCTCGTGCACATTTAGATAAAATAGAAATAATTAGAATACCACAAGATTTAAGTGATGATATGAAAGATTTTAAGAAATTAATTTTTGATACAGGCGAAAATAAACGGACACATAATTCCTGGGATGAAAGGGAAAGCACATTTTCAGGAACAAATATACTTACAATGAATCTATCAAAAAAAGGGCCATTGCAAAGTTTAGATTTAAGAAGGTACATTGATTCCTGTATAGATAGGAGAAAACTAGCTGATTTAGGAAAGCCGAGGTTAGGTATTGCTAATGGGTTTATGTTATCAGATGAGACTCTTCCTGAACTAGTAAACACGCTACCTTCTATATCGAATTTGCCATTGATAGGGTATAAAGGGGAACCTTTAACACTAGTTACCTATAGCAGACATGAACAAGATGCCTATTGTGTTCAACAAAATTTAAAGGACAGAGGTATTAATGTATTAGTAAACATTGTTGAATGGAACGAAATTCAAAGTGATTCCATGTTAAATGAGGCTGATATGATTCTATTTGAGGCTACACCCTATGGAAACTTTATCACCTTATTTGAATTATTTTTATTTGAAAGAGGTTTTGTCTATCCATTTTTAACTAGTGAGTTAAGAGGGGAAATTGATGAATGTATTTCAAAAATTAAACAAGAGGCAAATCCATCAGTAAGAATTAACAAATATCTTGAATTGGAAAGGTTCTTAGTAAATCAAGGAGTGTTGACTTTTCTAGTTCATAAACAAGTCGAAGTATTTTATGAGCCAAGCCTAGAAGGTGTTTCCTTTAATTCGAGAATGTGGATTGACTTTAAAAAATTGTGGTTCAAACACAGTCGAAACGATCAATTTCAAGAAAATTAA
- a CDS encoding pyruvate kinase — MVNSPINPQEFSKRLGSLYQQIIKEVEQVREDFPVSGAEFNRDNLLAYLALREQNVFDLGLPLMEEGLTALDQSYNHVLYTLEKIMNRIQGGVVSSNSLSIASPSDSRTILNKRTEELFGMTNTQLHSAIMVTLDVKMAENPPLIEELLLRGMNIARINCAHGDHKQWRQLIETVRKAEERLLEKGYDQERICKIYMDLAGPKVRIGKLSSIDIFVKKGDFLRLYLDSEKIGHPATEDGPAGIPITLGKAFRNVHNKDRIFIDDGKIFGIVHQVTNEYVEIEIQSPVVRGLRIKEGKGLNLPDSLISLTVPALTEKDIHDLPFISRYADIVGVSFVHSPLDLKKLRDELRKFDVSHLGVIAKIETKDAVHHVARIILEGLKFERFGLMIARGDLAVEVGPANLSFVQDDILTICSAAYIPVIWATGVLERLTKKGIPSRSEITDVFYGKRANCIMLNKGPYILEALKLLTKLLHKEGKDFFQTR, encoded by the coding sequence GTGGTTAATTCTCCAATTAACCCACAAGAATTTTCCAAACGATTAGGGAGTTTGTATCAGCAAATTATTAAAGAAGTTGAGCAGGTTCGAGAGGATTTTCCGGTATCTGGTGCCGAATTTAATCGTGACAACTTACTTGCATATCTTGCACTTCGAGAACAAAATGTTTTTGATCTAGGGCTACCATTAATGGAGGAGGGTCTTACAGCACTAGATCAATCTTATAATCATGTTTTATACACATTGGAAAAAATCATGAACCGTATACAGGGTGGAGTCGTTTCATCTAATTCTCTTTCTATAGCAAGTCCAAGTGATTCACGAACGATTTTAAACAAACGGACTGAGGAGCTTTTTGGAATGACTAATACACAGCTTCATTCCGCCATTATGGTGACTTTGGATGTAAAAATGGCAGAAAATCCTCCATTAATAGAGGAACTTTTACTACGGGGTATGAATATAGCTCGAATCAATTGTGCACACGGTGATCATAAACAATGGAGACAATTAATCGAAACTGTTAGGAAAGCGGAAGAGCGGCTACTGGAAAAAGGGTATGATCAGGAGAGAATATGTAAAATTTATATGGATTTAGCTGGTCCTAAGGTGCGTATTGGAAAACTTTCATCGATTGATATTTTTGTCAAGAAAGGGGATTTCTTACGCTTATACTTAGACTCAGAAAAAATTGGCCATCCTGCCACTGAAGATGGGCCTGCAGGTATACCAATTACTCTCGGCAAAGCTTTTCGGAATGTCCATAACAAAGATCGGATTTTTATCGATGATGGAAAGATTTTTGGAATCGTTCACCAAGTGACAAACGAATACGTTGAAATTGAAATACAATCACCTGTAGTAAGGGGGTTGCGAATAAAAGAAGGAAAAGGATTAAATTTACCTGATTCACTAATTAGCTTAACTGTTCCCGCATTAACAGAAAAGGATATTCATGATTTGCCTTTTATATCAAGATACGCAGATATCGTGGGTGTGTCCTTTGTGCACTCACCACTTGATCTAAAAAAACTAAGAGATGAATTAAGGAAGTTCGATGTCTCACACTTAGGTGTTATAGCAAAAATTGAAACAAAGGATGCTGTGCATCATGTAGCAAGAATTATACTCGAGGGATTAAAGTTTGAACGGTTTGGCCTTATGATAGCTAGAGGTGATCTTGCTGTAGAGGTGGGTCCGGCGAATCTTTCCTTTGTTCAAGATGACATATTAACGATTTGCTCAGCTGCATATATCCCTGTTATTTGGGCAACTGGTGTTCTGGAACGGTTAACAAAAAAGGGGATACCCTCACGCTCTGAAATTACAGATGTATTCTACGGAAAAAGGGCCAATTGTATTATGTTAAATAAGGGACCATATATTCTTGAAGCTTTAAAGTTGCTTACGAAACTACTTCATAAAGAAGGTAAAGATTTCTTTCAAACACGCTGA
- a CDS encoding VanZ family protein codes for MDRLSSSKNSTGGVIVKNTYTLALFLSVVTFLVLSPIFFRLINYLHPVVLLVVLSCIYLTWLGLLLLIRKESIRISYSLLLTFIIIYSIGLLILLFFRPNDQSYESVNLEPFTTISFYLSGKVDGLISFYNLAANIGLFLPYGILLRIKHASIARVLIAPIISITVIELLQFFTHRGSMDIDDLILNVLGIYLGCILYPIFKKIVKIPNY; via the coding sequence GTGGATAGACTGTCATCATCCAAAAATAGTACTGGCGGTGTAATTGTGAAAAATACATACACTTTAGCGTTATTCCTTTCAGTCGTGACCTTTCTTGTTTTGTCACCGATATTTTTCAGATTAATAAACTACCTGCATCCAGTAGTACTACTCGTTGTCTTATCATGCATCTATTTGACCTGGTTAGGTTTACTTTTATTGATTAGAAAAGAGTCCATCCGTATTTCCTATTCTCTTTTATTAACTTTCATCATTATATATTCAATTGGACTATTGATTTTATTATTTTTTCGACCAAACGATCAAAGTTATGAATCTGTTAATCTAGAGCCCTTTACTACTATTTCCTTTTATTTATCAGGCAAAGTGGATGGGTTAATTTCATTTTATAACCTGGCTGCAAATATAGGATTATTTCTACCCTATGGAATTTTACTCAGAATAAAACATGCTTCCATCGCGAGGGTGCTGATTGCTCCAATCATATCCATAACAGTAATTGAACTTCTACAATTTTTTACTCACCGCGGGAGCATGGATATAGATGATTTAATATTAAATGTATTAGGTATATACCTTGGCTGTATCCTATATCCTATCTTTAAAAAAATAGTAAAAATCCCTAACTATTGA
- a CDS encoding arsenic transporter — MYHLSTVIITILAFVLTMVLIFIRPKNMNEAIPATIGAILVFLSGSVSIGDLFDISSKVTGAAITIIATIVMAIVLESFGFFSWTAALMLKISKGSGVRLFWNTLLLCFLMTLFFNNDGSILITTPILILILNNLKLKNRQKIPFLLSGALIATASSAPIGVSNIVNLIALKIIGMDLYLQTEMMFVPGVLGLLFLSYLLFLVFKKDIPREIRFHSYTIPLQKNRLYHPLQKNAESLFNQQKKLMINMLLFVFIVRISLFVASFIGISVTLVAVSGSVILLIWRWVYLKVNPKDVLGKIPWHILIFAFSMYVIIYGLHNIGLTNFLVNHLQSLVSDSLLHASITMGVITALLSNIFNNHPALMISTLALTEMGLDPLIMKTVYLANIIGSDMGSLILPIGTLATLIWMHILKKNKIQISWFEYMKVTIIVIPLTLIFTLISLYLWLLLVFVP; from the coding sequence ATGTATCATCTTTCGACGGTGATTATCACCATACTAGCTTTCGTGCTTACGATGGTCCTAATCTTTATCCGTCCCAAAAATATGAATGAGGCCATCCCAGCTACAATAGGAGCGATCCTTGTATTTCTAAGCGGGAGTGTATCAATAGGTGATTTATTTGATATTAGCTCCAAAGTAACAGGTGCAGCGATTACCATAATTGCCACCATTGTAATGGCTATCGTACTAGAGAGTTTTGGTTTTTTTAGCTGGACCGCTGCTCTTATGTTAAAAATATCAAAAGGATCAGGTGTCCGATTATTTTGGAATACGTTACTGCTTTGCTTTTTAATGACACTATTTTTCAATAATGACGGAAGTATCTTGATCACTACACCGATTCTGATCCTTATTTTAAATAATCTTAAGTTAAAAAACCGGCAGAAAATACCTTTTCTCCTAAGCGGTGCTCTAATTGCTACCGCCTCTAGTGCACCCATTGGTGTTAGTAATATTGTTAATCTAATAGCCTTAAAAATTATTGGCATGGATCTATATCTTCAAACAGAAATGATGTTTGTCCCAGGGGTCCTTGGACTGTTATTTCTATCCTATTTATTGTTCCTTGTTTTTAAAAAGGACATTCCAAGAGAAATACGCTTCCATTCCTACACCATTCCACTACAAAAAAACCGTCTATACCACCCCCTGCAAAAAAACGCTGAAAGCCTTTTTAATCAACAAAAGAAACTTATGATTAACATGCTTCTATTCGTATTCATTGTAAGAATCAGCCTCTTTGTTGCCTCATTTATTGGAATTTCTGTTACGTTGGTAGCGGTATCCGGATCGGTTATTTTATTGATTTGGAGATGGGTTTATCTAAAAGTAAATCCAAAAGATGTGTTAGGGAAAATTCCATGGCATATATTAATCTTTGCTTTTAGTATGTATGTCATAATCTACGGACTTCACAATATAGGATTAACGAATTTCCTAGTAAATCATCTTCAATCACTAGTTAGTGATAGCTTGTTACATGCAAGTATTACAATGGGAGTCATCACGGCTCTTTTGTCAAATATATTTAATAACCATCCAGCTTTGATGATATCAACCTTGGCTTTAACAGAAATGGGACTAGACCCACTAATTATGAAAACCGTTTACCTTGCCAATATTATTGGGAGTGATATGGGGTCCTTAATCCTTCCAATCGGAACACTGGCAACATTAATTTGGATGCATATTTTAAAGAAAAATAAAATTCAAATAAGCTGGTTCGAATACATGAAGGTAACCATTATAGTCATTCCTTTAACGTTGATTTTTACGCTAATAAGTTTATACTTATGGCTATTACTTGTATTCGTTCCCTAA
- a CDS encoding CotH kinase family protein: MQKYEILINPKWLRKLESDIWEDELVPAVLKIGGISLKIKLSYRGNVIRDKKKRSYRIIFQKPNTFNGAHECHLNAEFSDISLSRNKLSLDFFDRIGVISPHSKHVLLFINGFCKGLYLELESFDQYLLKKRNLPKGSIIYATNNRANFSLLTKKNELKTRLDQGYTLKYGKKEDLVELGHFIAMINTCKNEDFKNEIHQFLDVEKYLKWVAGVVCTQNYDGFIHNYALYKNSKTNVYEITPWDYDGTWGRNLHGRLLDYDYVPITGYNTLTGRLLHFPEFKHMYKDILSKILEKDFTLTVQEPVINGLFAELSPYLQQDPYITSTAETLENEKLVFFDFIKNRSDYIKKNLSTLL, translated from the coding sequence GTGCAAAAATATGAAATTCTAATTAATCCAAAATGGTTAAGGAAATTGGAAAGTGACATTTGGGAGGATGAATTGGTACCAGCAGTATTAAAAATTGGTGGAATCAGTCTCAAAATTAAGCTTTCATATAGGGGGAACGTAATTAGAGATAAGAAAAAAAGATCGTACAGAATTATATTTCAAAAACCAAACACATTTAATGGAGCTCATGAATGTCATCTTAATGCAGAGTTTTCAGACATTTCCTTATCTCGAAACAAACTTTCACTTGATTTTTTTGACCGTATTGGGGTTATTTCTCCCCACTCGAAACATGTATTACTTTTTATTAACGGATTCTGTAAAGGTCTTTATCTAGAATTAGAATCCTTTGATCAATATCTCCTAAAAAAAAGAAATTTACCTAAAGGGTCCATAATATATGCAACTAATAATCGTGCAAATTTTTCTCTACTTACAAAAAAAAATGAGCTGAAAACTCGCTTAGATCAGGGTTACACTTTAAAATACGGAAAAAAAGAAGATTTAGTGGAATTGGGACATTTTATTGCGATGATTAATACCTGCAAAAATGAAGATTTTAAAAATGAGATCCATCAATTTTTGGACGTAGAAAAATATTTAAAATGGGTGGCAGGGGTTGTTTGTACACAAAATTATGATGGCTTTATTCATAATTACGCTTTATATAAAAATAGTAAGACAAATGTATATGAAATCACCCCTTGGGACTATGACGGTACATGGGGTAGGAACCTACACGGCCGTCTCCTCGATTATGACTATGTCCCAATTACTGGCTATAACACGTTAACAGGTCGCTTGCTTCACTTCCCTGAGTTCAAACACATGTATAAAGATATTCTTTCAAAAATTTTAGAAAAAGACTTTACCCTTACTGTACAGGAACCTGTTATTAATGGTCTATTTGCCGAATTATCCCCTTATCTTCAACAAGATCCATATATTACTTCAACTGCTGAAACCTTAGAAAATGAAAAACTTGTATTTTTCGATTTTATTAAAAATCGAAGTGACTACATTAAAAAAAATTTATCAACACTTTTATAA
- a CDS encoding DUF2642 domain-containing protein, protein MSLKDKIGKYIKLEISGKKEISGLLVDVGSDLWVVFNGNDYLYIPIIHIQNWQFLKRDEIAEISFNDEPTPIYNHNEEISLRKTLTAAKGIFTEIYVTSKQALHGYIISIMNNYFVFYSPIYKTMFISLHHLKWLIPYTSNQRPYGLSNASLPVNPSNLTFARSFEVQIEKCVGELIVFNIGENENVIGKVQGIKNNFVELISAKEDPVYVNLQHIKTVHMT, encoded by the coding sequence ATGAGCTTGAAGGATAAGATTGGAAAGTACATCAAACTAGAAATCTCAGGGAAGAAAGAAATAAGTGGATTATTAGTTGATGTTGGCAGTGACTTATGGGTTGTTTTTAATGGTAACGACTATCTATATATTCCAATCATTCATATTCAAAACTGGCAGTTTTTAAAGCGAGATGAAATAGCTGAAATAAGTTTTAATGATGAACCGACACCAATTTATAACCACAATGAAGAAATATCATTGAGAAAAACTTTGACAGCTGCAAAGGGAATCTTTACCGAAATCTATGTAACAAGTAAACAAGCATTACATGGTTATATTATCAGTATCATGAATAATTACTTTGTATTCTATTCCCCGATTTATAAAACGATGTTTATCTCCCTTCATCATCTTAAGTGGTTAATACCATACACTAGCAACCAACGCCCATACGGCCTTAGTAACGCAAGTCTTCCTGTAAACCCAAGCAATCTTACATTTGCACGATCATTTGAAGTACAAATTGAGAAATGTGTGGGTGAACTAATCGTCTTTAATATTGGTGAAAATGAGAATGTGATTGGTAAAGTCCAAGGGATAAAGAATAATTTTGTTGAATTAATCAGCGCGAAAGAAGATCCTGTATATGTAAATCTCCAGCATATAAAAACAGTCCATATGACTTAG